In Armatimonadia bacterium, a genomic segment contains:
- the uvrA gene encoding excinuclease ABC subunit UvrA, with protein sequence MADHITIRGAREHNLNNLSLDLPKNALIVFTGVSGSGKSTLAFDTLFAEGQRLYLESLSAFARQFLQQLPRPRVDRLEGLAPAIAINQATRGHNPRSTVATVTEIYDHLRVLYAVIGTPHCPQCGVEIGAQSRDSLIAQILELPAGPQVLVLAPLVQERRGEFKDLLEDMRRRGYLRARIDGQLYETGSPPELDRRRKHTVEIVVDRLTLPRQAGDKNRVPASFRARVAEAVEAALELSEGDLILSREGQEDRLLSTRFACVKCGISFSEPTHASFSFNSPQGMCPECQGLGVTRTMDPDLLVAHPELSLLDGAIPLLPSLSNIYRRHWYEGVATHYGFSLDTPWRDLTDRQREVLLYGSGTERVPYLYKNPRFSWEWRHAEPWWGIIPEMMRRLNRLKAQALRDKYEATLRRGRCPVCRGKRLKPESLAVTLGGLSISDLCEMTVDDAAAFFENLKLSTSQSKIAEDALKEIRDRLSFLQFVGLQYLNLDRSAPTLSGGESQRIRLASQVGSGLVDCLYVLDEPSIGLHYRDQGRLLDTLLHLRDLDNTIIVVEHDEQTILTADLVVDFGPGAGEKGGEVVAMGSPAEVKRSSQSLTGQYLAGKRSVEIPDRRRRGNGKRLVVRGARQNNLKGIDVAFPLGCLVCITGVSGSGKSSLVSDILYPALAQHLHGAETDVGAHDSLEGLDLLQKVIVIDQDPIGRTPRSNPATYTKVFDAIRDLYANLPTSRARGYKPGRFSFNVEEGRCPNCEGHGAVRLESDFMADVWVTCEVCQGERFDRETLSIEFKGHGIADVLDMEVTEALELFANFPRIHHILKTLESVGLGYIKLGQPATTLSGGEAQRIKLAKELSRPGGEGCIYILDEPTTGLHFEDVRKLLEVLQRFVDAGSTVVVVEHHPDVIKCADHVIDLGPEGGAGGGRIVAEGTPEEIAASEGSYTGAMLREVLGGSGVHASPHHHHRRAQRERTEAITVRGAREHNLKNLDLSIPRHKLSVLSGVSGSGKTSLAMDTVYAEGQRRYVESLSSYVRQFVNQMPRPKVDRVAGLSPGVAIEQHNTVRTPRSTVGTETQIYDYLRVLYARLGTPHCPGCGEPLSARTVDSVVEEVLTSFADEWVLLLSPLKPSGNEEYDDLFARAQRDGWRRVRLDGEVHELPVQVHIDRRRRHHVELVVDRLQVSPERRSRLAEAVERAFALSNGEVIVSLGDQQGEVDDLRLSRDFGCPRCGTSYSELTPRSFSFNHWEGWCPTCEGLGTQRGLDPEVMVPDDRLSIREGAVSVWQHLPAGGLMEQTLEALARQGGFSLDQPYSTLTEAQRRMLLWGADEELTVTPTLKVRFTGLAPGIESASNLSHYFRRQFARALGDLPCPACHGGRINPQAAAVRFRGKTLVELCELPLEESCRFMADVVLDAAEQSRAEDVLEEIQSRLRFLVEVGLDYVSLHRPAPSLSGGESQRVKVAGQLGARLTGVMYVLDEPTVGLHPRDNDRMLGALDRLRDLGNTVMVVEHDRQTLEHADHIIDFGPGAGPAGGRVVATGSPSALSRSKRSLTGALLRHELAVPVPEERRPLPSRLPPAQSLETDGEAVETVSGGLRRHADGKAPYAWITIEGARHNNLKNLDVDIPLGVLVCVTGPSGSGKSSLIHDILFEELSFRLHGRNTVPGHHRAIHGHEGLDQILAIDQSPIGASPRSNPATYIGVFDAIRELFALLPEAKVRGYRPRRFSFNAPGGRCETCEGMGYRIVEMHFLPDVWVECDECRGQRYNHETLDIKYRGKSIADVLRMSVDEALELFTDLPRLRRPLQVLSDVGVGYLPLGQSAPTLSGGEAQRVKIARELVHPTRGRTLYLLDEPTTGLHMADIQKLLVVLNRLVDAGNTVLVIEHNMDVVKTADYVLDLGPEGGERGGYLVAAGRPEDVATCTDSPTASYLLQALQTSPRASRAEPREPSVRGTAEAAGEGEGKQLPPVLAQSDAQPPWEVDGEAWHTRNRVNAVGESPAWHDEALIEFVRQFRELPEAEEPYWGHWASVSFRATRRKPWFAAARTHRKWYLELSFYVPKGLFDEEDLAEQLALQHWEEIEGLGFYSRTPRLRVYTGARGFDRVYVQAHFERDLSSDGFRNFLHRAWEAYLSTGR encoded by the coding sequence ATGGCCGATCACATCACCATCCGTGGCGCGCGCGAGCACAACCTGAACAACCTCAGCCTCGATCTGCCCAAGAACGCGCTGATCGTGTTCACGGGCGTCAGCGGTTCCGGCAAGTCAACACTCGCCTTCGACACCCTTTTCGCCGAGGGTCAGCGCCTGTACCTGGAGTCCCTCTCCGCCTTCGCACGCCAGTTCCTGCAGCAGCTTCCGCGTCCCCGCGTTGACCGGCTGGAGGGTCTCGCACCTGCGATCGCCATCAACCAGGCCACGCGCGGGCACAACCCTCGCTCGACCGTCGCCACCGTTACCGAGATCTACGACCATCTGCGCGTCCTCTACGCGGTCATCGGCACACCCCATTGCCCGCAGTGTGGGGTTGAGATCGGTGCCCAGAGCCGCGACTCCCTGATCGCCCAGATCCTCGAGCTACCCGCCGGGCCGCAGGTACTCGTCCTCGCTCCGCTCGTGCAGGAGCGCCGGGGTGAGTTCAAGGACCTGCTCGAGGACATGCGCCGTCGCGGGTACCTCCGAGCGCGCATCGACGGGCAGCTCTACGAGACCGGGTCCCCACCGGAGCTTGACCGCCGTCGCAAGCACACGGTCGAGATCGTGGTGGACCGTCTCACCCTGCCCCGGCAGGCAGGCGACAAGAACCGCGTGCCGGCTTCCTTCCGGGCGCGAGTGGCCGAAGCCGTCGAGGCCGCTCTGGAGCTCTCCGAGGGCGATCTGATCTTGTCTCGCGAGGGGCAGGAGGATCGGCTGCTGAGCACACGCTTCGCCTGCGTGAAATGCGGGATCAGCTTCTCCGAGCCCACGCACGCCAGCTTCTCCTTCAACAGTCCGCAGGGGATGTGTCCGGAGTGTCAGGGTCTCGGCGTCACCCGCACGATGGACCCCGACTTGCTGGTCGCCCATCCGGAGCTGTCGCTCCTGGACGGCGCAATCCCCCTGCTGCCGTCGCTGTCAAATATCTACCGTCGCCATTGGTACGAGGGCGTTGCCACGCACTACGGCTTTTCCCTCGACACTCCCTGGCGCGACCTCACCGACCGGCAGCGCGAAGTCTTGCTCTATGGGTCGGGGACCGAGCGCGTCCCGTACCTGTACAAGAATCCGCGCTTCTCCTGGGAATGGCGTCATGCAGAGCCCTGGTGGGGGATCATCCCGGAGATGATGCGCCGCCTCAACCGTCTCAAGGCCCAGGCGTTGCGGGACAAGTATGAAGCGACCTTACGCCGTGGGCGTTGTCCGGTCTGCCGGGGCAAGCGTCTCAAGCCCGAGAGCCTGGCCGTGACCCTCGGCGGTCTGTCCATCTCCGACCTGTGCGAGATGACCGTCGACGACGCTGCTGCCTTCTTCGAGAACCTGAAGCTGAGCACCAGCCAGTCCAAGATCGCTGAGGATGCCCTCAAGGAGATCCGCGACCGCCTTTCCTTCCTCCAGTTTGTCGGTCTGCAGTACCTGAATCTGGACCGCTCGGCGCCGACGCTCTCGGGCGGCGAATCCCAGCGCATCAGGCTGGCGAGCCAGGTCGGCAGTGGCCTCGTCGACTGCCTCTATGTCCTCGATGAGCCCAGCATCGGCCTGCACTACCGCGACCAGGGGCGACTGCTCGACACCTTGCTGCACCTGCGCGACCTCGACAACACCATCATCGTCGTCGAGCACGATGAGCAGACGATTCTAACCGCCGACCTGGTCGTCGACTTCGGCCCGGGAGCAGGGGAGAAGGGTGGCGAGGTCGTTGCGATGGGCTCACCCGCCGAGGTGAAGCGCTCGTCGCAGTCGCTAACCGGCCAGTATCTCGCCGGGAAGCGCAGCGTGGAGATTCCCGACCGGCGGCGACGAGGCAACGGGAAGCGACTGGTCGTCCGCGGAGCCCGACAGAACAACCTCAAGGGCATCGACGTTGCCTTCCCGCTGGGCTGCCTGGTCTGCATCACAGGGGTCTCAGGTTCGGGGAAGAGCTCGCTGGTCAGCGACATCCTCTACCCGGCGCTGGCGCAGCATCTCCACGGAGCCGAGACCGACGTCGGCGCTCACGACTCCCTGGAGGGCCTGGACCTGCTGCAAAAGGTCATCGTCATCGACCAGGACCCCATCGGTCGAACCCCGCGCAGTAACCCGGCGACCTACACCAAGGTCTTCGACGCGATTCGCGATCTCTACGCGAACCTGCCGACTTCGCGGGCACGTGGGTACAAGCCGGGACGGTTCAGTTTCAATGTGGAGGAGGGGCGCTGCCCGAACTGCGAGGGCCACGGGGCGGTCCGGCTCGAATCCGACTTCATGGCCGACGTGTGGGTCACCTGCGAGGTCTGTCAGGGCGAACGCTTCGACCGCGAAACCCTCAGCATCGAGTTCAAGGGTCACGGCATCGCCGATGTCCTCGACATGGAGGTCACCGAGGCCCTCGAGCTGTTCGCCAACTTCCCGCGCATCCACCACATCCTCAAGACCCTCGAGAGTGTGGGCCTGGGGTACATCAAGCTCGGGCAACCGGCGACGACCCTCTCCGGCGGCGAGGCACAGCGCATCAAGCTCGCCAAGGAGCTAAGCCGTCCCGGCGGCGAAGGCTGCATCTACATCCTGGATGAGCCCACGACCGGGCTGCACTTCGAGGATGTCCGCAAGCTGCTCGAGGTCCTGCAGCGGTTCGTCGATGCCGGCAGCACCGTTGTCGTCGTCGAGCACCACCCCGATGTCATCAAGTGTGCCGATCACGTCATTGACCTCGGCCCTGAGGGCGGTGCAGGAGGCGGTCGGATTGTCGCCGAGGGCACTCCAGAGGAGATCGCTGCCTCCGAGGGTTCCTATACCGGCGCCATGCTGCGCGAGGTGCTGGGCGGTTCCGGGGTCCACGCTTCACCGCATCACCATCATCGGCGGGCCCAGCGCGAGCGAACCGAAGCGATCACCGTCCGCGGCGCTCGTGAGCACAACCTCAAGAACCTGGACCTCAGCATCCCGCGCCACAAGCTCTCGGTGCTCTCCGGAGTCAGTGGCTCGGGCAAGACCTCGCTGGCGATGGACACCGTCTACGCCGAGGGGCAGCGCCGCTATGTCGAGTCGCTGTCCTCCTACGTCCGCCAGTTCGTCAACCAGATGCCCAGGCCCAAGGTTGACCGCGTTGCCGGGCTGTCACCGGGCGTTGCCATCGAGCAGCACAACACGGTTCGCACGCCGCGCTCTACCGTCGGGACCGAGACGCAGATCTACGACTACCTGCGGGTTCTGTACGCTCGCCTGGGCACGCCGCATTGCCCGGGGTGCGGCGAGCCCCTCAGCGCCCGGACCGTTGATAGCGTGGTGGAGGAGGTCTTGACCTCCTTCGCTGACGAGTGGGTGCTGCTGCTATCGCCGCTCAAGCCCTCGGGCAACGAGGAGTACGATGATCTCTTTGCCCGGGCTCAGCGAGATGGCTGGCGACGAGTTCGCCTTGATGGCGAGGTGCATGAGCTACCGGTACAGGTCCACATTGACCGGCGGCGGCGGCACCACGTCGAGCTGGTGGTAGACCGCCTTCAGGTCTCGCCGGAGCGACGCTCCCGACTGGCCGAGGCCGTCGAGCGGGCCTTCGCCCTCTCGAACGGTGAGGTCATCGTGAGCCTCGGCGACCAGCAGGGCGAAGTCGACGACCTGCGCCTGTCGCGCGACTTCGGCTGCCCCCGTTGCGGAACCAGCTACTCGGAACTGACCCCGCGCAGCTTCTCCTTCAACCACTGGGAGGGCTGGTGTCCGACCTGCGAGGGCCTTGGTACTCAGCGCGGTCTCGATCCCGAGGTCATGGTACCCGATGACCGCCTCTCGATCCGTGAGGGTGCGGTGAGCGTCTGGCAACACCTCCCGGCGGGCGGCCTGATGGAGCAGACCCTTGAGGCCCTTGCCCGGCAGGGCGGCTTCTCTCTCGACCAGCCCTATTCGACCCTTACCGAAGCCCAGCGCCGGATGCTGCTGTGGGGTGCGGACGAGGAGCTGACGGTGACGCCGACCCTCAAGGTCCGGTTCACCGGCCTCGCGCCCGGCATTGAGAGCGCCTCCAACCTCAGCCACTACTTCCGCCGGCAGTTCGCCCGGGCGCTGGGCGACTTGCCCTGTCCGGCCTGCCACGGCGGACGCATCAACCCGCAGGCGGCCGCGGTTCGATTCCGGGGCAAGACCCTCGTCGAGTTGTGCGAGCTGCCGCTGGAGGAGTCCTGCCGCTTCATGGCCGACGTGGTCCTCGATGCCGCAGAGCAATCCCGGGCCGAGGACGTTCTGGAGGAAATCCAGTCGCGACTCCGGTTCCTGGTCGAGGTCGGTCTGGACTACGTGTCCCTCCATCGGCCTGCGCCGTCGCTCTCCGGCGGCGAGTCTCAGCGCGTCAAGGTCGCCGGGCAACTCGGAGCCCGCCTGACGGGTGTCATGTACGTGCTCGACGAGCCGACCGTGGGCCTTCACCCCCGAGACAACGACCGGATGCTCGGCGCCCTGGATCGACTGCGCGACTTGGGCAACACCGTGATGGTGGTCGAGCACGACCGGCAGACCCTTGAGCATGCCGATCACATCATCGACTTCGGCCCGGGTGCCGGTCCCGCGGGTGGTCGAGTGGTAGCGACCGGTTCGCCGAGTGCGCTCAGCCGCTCGAAGCGCTCCTTGACCGGCGCCCTCCTGCGGCATGAGTTGGCGGTTCCCGTTCCCGAGGAGCGGCGGCCACTACCCAGCCGCCTGCCGCCTGCGCAGAGTCTGGAGACCGATGGCGAGGCGGTGGAGACAGTCTCCGGTGGACTCCGTCGACACGCCGACGGCAAGGCGCCCTATGCCTGGATCACCATTGAGGGCGCCCGCCACAACAACCTCAAGAACCTGGACGTGGACATCCCGCTCGGAGTGCTCGTGTGCGTGACAGGCCCCTCGGGTTCGGGGAAGTCCTCGCTCATCCATGACATCCTCTTCGAGGAGCTCTCTTTCCGTCTCCACGGGCGCAACACCGTGCCCGGGCACCATCGAGCGATCCACGGCCACGAGGGCCTGGATCAGATCCTCGCGATCGACCAGTCACCCATCGGCGCATCGCCACGCTCGAATCCCGCTACCTACATCGGCGTTTTCGATGCCATCCGCGAGCTGTTCGCCCTACTGCCCGAGGCGAAGGTGCGCGGCTACCGTCCGCGGCGATTCTCCTTCAACGCACCCGGCGGCCGCTGTGAGACCTGCGAGGGGATGGGCTATCGCATCGTCGAAATGCACTTCCTGCCGGACGTGTGGGTGGAGTGCGACGAGTGCCGCGGGCAGCGCTACAACCACGAGACCCTGGACATCAAGTACCGGGGCAAGAGCATCGCCGACGTGCTGAGGATGTCCGTGGATGAGGCGCTGGAGCTGTTCACCGATCTCCCGCGCCTCCGTCGCCCCTTGCAGGTGCTCTCCGACGTCGGCGTGGGGTACCTGCCTCTCGGCCAGTCCGCACCGACCCTTTCCGGCGGTGAGGCTCAGCGGGTGAAGATCGCGCGTGAGTTGGTGCACCCGACCCGGGGACGCACGCTGTACCTGCTGGATGAGCCCACCACCGGCCTGCACATGGCCGACATCCAGAAGCTGCTGGTCGTGCTGAACCGACTGGTTGATGCGGGCAACACGGTACTGGTCATCGAGCACAACATGGACGTGGTGAAGACCGCCGACTACGTCCTCGATCTGGGGCCTGAGGGCGGCGAGCGTGGCGGTTACCTCGTGGCTGCCGGCAGACCCGAGGATGTGGCGACCTGCACCGACAGCCCGACGGCGTCCTATCTGCTCCAGGCTCTTCAGACCAGCCCACGAGCCTCCCGAGCGGAGCCCAGGGAGCCGAGTGTCCGAGGTACTGCTGAGGCCGCTGGCGAAGGCGAGGGCAAGCAGCTTCCACCGGTACTTGCTCAGTCCGACGCGCAGCCGCCCTGGGAAGTGGATGGCGAGGCCTGGCACACCCGAAACCGCGTGAATGCGGTCGGCGAGAGTCCCGCCTGGCATGACGAGGCCCTGATAGAGTTCGTCCGCCAGTTCCGTGAGCTGCCCGAAGCGGAGGAACCCTACTGGGGTCACTGGGCCTCGGTGAGCTTTCGGGCTACGCGACGCAAGCCCTGGTTTGCCGCGGCCCGCACCCACCGGAAGTGGTATCTCGAGCTGAGCTTCTACGTGCCCAAGGGTCTCTTCGATGAGGAAGACCTGGCGGAGCAGTTGGCCTTGCAGCACTGGGAGGAGATCGAGGGACTCGGCTTCTACTCGCGCACGCCACGGCTCCGCGTCTACACCGGTGCTCGTGGTTTCGATCGCGTCTATGTTCAGGCCCACTTCGAGCGGGACCTCAGCAGTGACGGATTCCGCAACTTCCTGCACAGGGCCTGGGAGGCTTACCTGTCCACCGGCCGCTGA
- a CDS encoding carbon-nitrogen hydrolase family protein, whose protein sequence is MNQVQLATVENWTPHPQASPHFAREGQGYVTEANGTRSCCGGWQFVFSGLEPGRWYEISLEATFADLACVRDALLCTAHWDRMEAGQARTGFRPWDWILPESAGEGRVRFARIVQAPEDASDLTVRCTFRWSTTGLALWSEPKVTLAEDRPASKPVRVAVVTGHANARPRPVESLQTNIDFYGNLCRQACEEVSPDLIALPEIALQWGLPGSSLDLAVPLTSPEVQAFGSIARAFHTRIVLGMYERDGDAVFNSAVLLGPDGKVEGTYHKVHLAVGGEAESGLMPGDGFPVVDTELGRIGFNICMDSSDAESSRMVGLMGADFLVLPIMGDHRADRWRPGPPTFGESRWQAIMRTHAMDNQLCMVVARNTAVASCVIDRKGDILAWNEGDRDYVWCDVSLADGYRTWNGGCFADVNWMQRRPHLYGAFTDEANQGSLRRATR, encoded by the coding sequence ATGAATCAGGTGCAGCTGGCGACCGTTGAAAACTGGACCCCTCATCCGCAGGCTTCCCCGCACTTCGCGCGCGAAGGCCAGGGCTACGTGACGGAGGCCAACGGAACCCGGAGCTGCTGCGGCGGCTGGCAGTTCGTCTTCAGCGGCCTGGAGCCCGGCCGGTGGTACGAGATCTCACTCGAGGCCACCTTCGCCGACCTGGCCTGTGTGCGCGATGCCCTGCTGTGTACCGCACACTGGGACCGCATGGAGGCCGGGCAAGCGCGAACCGGCTTCCGCCCCTGGGACTGGATTCTGCCCGAGTCCGCAGGCGAGGGTCGTGTTCGCTTTGCGCGGATCGTGCAGGCGCCCGAGGATGCCTCAGACCTGACCGTGCGCTGCACCTTCCGCTGGTCCACGACGGGGCTTGCCCTGTGGTCGGAGCCGAAGGTCACCCTTGCTGAGGACAGACCTGCCTCCAAGCCGGTGCGGGTCGCCGTGGTCACGGGCCATGCCAATGCGCGACCCCGACCGGTGGAGTCCCTGCAGACTAACATAGACTTCTACGGCAACCTCTGCCGCCAGGCCTGCGAGGAGGTCTCGCCTGATCTGATCGCCTTGCCGGAGATCGCGCTCCAGTGGGGCCTTCCTGGCAGCAGCCTCGATCTTGCGGTGCCGCTGACGAGCCCCGAAGTGCAGGCCTTCGGCAGTATCGCCCGCGCCTTCCACACCCGCATCGTCCTGGGGATGTACGAGCGCGATGGCGACGCCGTGTTCAACAGCGCCGTGCTGCTTGGCCCCGACGGGAAGGTCGAGGGAACCTATCACAAGGTGCATCTGGCCGTGGGTGGTGAGGCGGAGTCCGGGCTGATGCCCGGCGATGGCTTCCCTGTCGTCGACACGGAGCTGGGCCGGATCGGCTTCAACATCTGCATGGATAGCTCGGACGCTGAGTCCTCCCGCATGGTCGGCTTGATGGGCGCCGACTTCCTCGTGCTGCCGATCATGGGCGACCACCGGGCTGATCGCTGGCGTCCCGGTCCGCCAACCTTCGGCGAGAGTCGCTGGCAGGCGATCATGCGCACCCACGCCATGGACAACCAGCTCTGCATGGTCGTCGCTCGCAACACCGCGGTCGCAAGCTGCGTCATCGACCGCAAGGGCGACATCCTCGCCTGGAACGAGGGCGACCGCGACTACGTGTGGTGCGATGTGAGCCTCGCCGACGGCTATCGCACCTGGAACGGTGGCTGCTTCGCCGACGTGAACTGGATGCAGCGCCGTCCGCACCTGTACGGGGCCTTCACTGACGAGGCCAACCAGGGGAGTCTGCGTCGCGCCACTCGCTAA
- a CDS encoding sialidase family protein, translating to MNCFGHLLISLLSLSLLCVGVTWAQDSGLQEESFKATVAGEPILWSDFASGTPAEAVARAPEPGTTGGELPKDCWTLRHPNWTPDLLNARGLPPDLTLDPGRTEVCDLYLGLRAVDPTMTFGIRLSSEKEFTIITAPAATPTKHYDFEFHWKAEVPMAGEKIVLHSLGKPIYVQYLKFVPQVMTEQKALVPTERVSILAEKGRHFAFPGVAQTTQGDLLVVAREGDAHVCPRGRIVITRSTDLGKTWSPREVLYDSPSDDRDPAVLCLRDGTLVASFCTWDSWRAVPGLRAKYPEETANMEKEGWNKYSGNWTMVSTDDGKTWSGAQRAPTFSPRGPVQGPDGALYWVGDAGRDGANVVSVWRSEDVGKTWTRFSEVCYSPGQPQADKTEVWDEPNLILLPDGRAICSLRVEYGGWVWQAASADGGRTWGWPRRTPVWGFPQQLCRLADGRLLMSYGYRRQPFGVRACLSKDEGRTWDLAHEIVFRHGAGHADLGYPYSLQLADGRVFTAYYYNDEAGDCYIEGTAYRP from the coding sequence ATGAACTGCTTCGGCCATCTGCTGATCTCACTGCTGTCCCTCAGTCTGCTCTGCGTCGGAGTCACCTGGGCGCAGGACAGCGGGTTGCAGGAGGAGAGCTTCAAGGCCACCGTTGCCGGCGAGCCCATCCTGTGGTCTGACTTCGCGAGCGGAACGCCTGCCGAAGCAGTCGCCAGGGCCCCAGAGCCGGGCACCACCGGTGGCGAGCTACCGAAGGACTGCTGGACTCTGCGGCATCCGAACTGGACGCCGGACCTGCTGAATGCCCGCGGGCTGCCGCCCGATCTCACCCTCGATCCGGGCCGCACGGAGGTCTGCGACCTCTACCTGGGACTGCGTGCGGTCGACCCGACGATGACCTTCGGCATCCGCCTGTCCAGTGAGAAGGAGTTCACCATCATCACCGCCCCGGCGGCGACGCCGACGAAGCACTACGACTTCGAATTCCACTGGAAGGCCGAAGTTCCGATGGCCGGGGAGAAGATCGTGCTCCACTCCCTCGGCAAGCCGATCTACGTGCAGTACCTCAAGTTCGTGCCGCAGGTGATGACAGAGCAGAAGGCACTGGTGCCGACGGAGCGTGTCAGCATCCTCGCCGAGAAGGGCCGGCATTTCGCCTTCCCCGGGGTAGCGCAGACGACGCAGGGAGACCTGCTTGTGGTGGCCCGTGAGGGCGATGCGCACGTGTGCCCGCGGGGTCGAATCGTGATCACGCGCTCCACCGATCTGGGCAAGACCTGGTCGCCCAGGGAGGTGCTCTACGACTCGCCCTCTGATGACCGTGACCCGGCGGTTCTGTGCCTGCGCGACGGCACACTGGTCGCGAGCTTCTGCACCTGGGATAGCTGGCGGGCGGTTCCGGGGCTACGTGCGAAGTATCCCGAAGAGACGGCGAACATGGAGAAGGAGGGCTGGAACAAGTACAGCGGGAACTGGACGATGGTCTCCACCGATGACGGCAAGACCTGGTCTGGGGCGCAGCGGGCACCGACCTTCAGTCCGCGTGGACCGGTGCAGGGACCGGATGGCGCACTCTACTGGGTCGGTGATGCGGGGCGAGACGGCGCCAACGTCGTGTCTGTGTGGCGCAGCGAGGATGTCGGCAAGACCTGGACGCGCTTTTCGGAGGTGTGCTACAGCCCAGGCCAGCCCCAGGCGGACAAGACCGAGGTGTGGGATGAGCCGAACCTGATCCTACTCCCGGACGGCCGGGCAATCTGCTCGCTGCGCGTCGAGTACGGTGGCTGGGTCTGGCAAGCTGCTTCTGCGGATGGCGGGCGAACCTGGGGCTGGCCGCGACGAACCCCGGTATGGGGCTTCCCGCAGCAGTTGTGCCGCCTCGCCGATGGCCGCCTGCTGATGTCCTACGGTTACCGTCGGCAGCCCTTCGGCGTTCGAGCTTGCCTGAGCAAGGACGAAGGGCGGACCTGGGACTTGGCCCACGAGATCGTCTTCCGCCATGGGGCCGGGCACGCTGACCTGGGCTATCCCTACAGCCTCCAGCTTGCCGACGGCCGCGTCTTCACGGCCTACTACTACAACGACGAGGCCGGCGACTGCTACATCGAGGGCACCGCTTACCGGCCGTAA
- a CDS encoding Ig-like domain-containing protein, translating into MGHFCHCRVSPLLLCVLPLVVALSGCGGGTTVATDSRTGSVVVQINWPPPAATVGTAAIPANATCVQLALSNGSGWSAKLAALRPQSTTTSLLTIPGVPVGSVHLHVGAYRDYTNVNQNLVVSNLLAWAVKDVTVVADSSLTVGFTLSGDPYRVGVTAAGSTTLDLGGQVQLTATAYDSEDNVLLVPQFTWSSTAPLMAEVDGMGLVSAFRPGSSTVRASVGTVSGEIGIAVASPHHIVITPSTVNVPYGTSATLQAKAYNAAGVELPVQEDSWAWSTSEPTQLHVELTYVGNTATVRTNMPSQVPITVYATVGTTQGTATVTTFGAFSPAQIVITPSTVNVPYGTSATLQAKAYNAAGLELPVPEDGWTWTTSEPTQLHVELTYVGNTATVRTNIPSQVPITVYATVGTTQGTATVTTFGVTGGL; encoded by the coding sequence ATGGGACACTTCTGTCACTGCCGCGTTTCGCCCCTCCTCCTTTGCGTTCTGCCGCTCGTGGTTGCCTTGAGCGGCTGCGGCGGAGGCACCACCGTCGCGACGGACAGCCGCACAGGTAGCGTGGTGGTCCAGATCAACTGGCCGCCACCGGCAGCAACCGTCGGCACGGCGGCCATCCCCGCAAACGCCACCTGCGTGCAGTTGGCGCTTTCCAACGGCAGCGGATGGAGCGCGAAGCTGGCAGCGCTCCGGCCCCAGAGCACAACCACCTCGCTGCTCACGATCCCCGGCGTACCGGTTGGCTCCGTGCACCTGCACGTCGGGGCATACCGCGACTACACGAACGTCAACCAGAACCTGGTGGTCAGCAACCTCCTGGCCTGGGCCGTGAAGGACGTCACGGTGGTCGCAGACTCCTCCCTAACGGTGGGCTTCACGCTTTCCGGCGATCCGTACCGAGTGGGCGTGACGGCCGCCGGCAGCACCACCCTCGACCTCGGCGGTCAGGTGCAGCTCACGGCCACCGCCTACGACAGTGAGGACAACGTCCTGCTGGTGCCACAGTTCACCTGGTCCTCCACGGCCCCGCTCATGGCCGAGGTGGACGGGATGGGGCTGGTCAGCGCCTTCCGTCCGGGCAGCTCAACGGTTCGGGCCAGCGTGGGAACGGTCAGCGGGGAGATCGGCATCGCCGTCGCTTCTCCCCACCACATCGTGATCACGCCCTCGACGGTCAATGTGCCCTACGGGACAAGCGCCACCCTTCAGGCCAAGGCCTACAACGCTGCCGGAGTCGAGCTTCCCGTGCAGGAGGACAGCTGGGCCTGGAGCACCTCAGAGCCGACGCAGCTTCACGTGGAACTGACCTACGTGGGCAACACAGCGACCGTCAGGACTAACATGCCCAGCCAGGTGCCCATCACGGTCTACGCGACGGTGGGTACGACGCAGGGAACGGCGACCGTGACGACCTTCGGAGCCTTCTCTCCCGCGCAGATCGTGATCACGCCCTCAACGGTCAATGTGCCCTACGGGACAAGCGCCACGCTTCAGGCCAAAGCCTACAACGCTGCCGGGCTGGAGCTTCCCGTGCCGGAGGATGGCTGGACCTGGACCACTTCGGAGCCGACGCAGCTTCACGTGGAGCTGACGTATGTGGGCAACACAGCTACCGTCAGGACCAACATCCCCAGCCAGGTGCCCATCACGGTCTACGCGACGGTGGGCACGACGCAGGGAACGGCGACGGTGACGACCTTTGGCGTCACCGGCGGCCTCTGA